AAATCTGTTTGTCATAGTGTAATGCGAAAGAAAGCAAAACCATTTGTTATATATACTAGTATCTAAATATTTTGTGTTGGAACAGGATCAGGTATAGCCGTATAGGTTTGGGTACTTTGTGTTGAATTGGGGCCATTCATGGTTGACAGTTGAGACCTTTCTCTCTCTCTAACTGAACCATCTAAGAAACTTCTAATGGTGCTATCAATTTGAGCAGACACCCTGATGAGCAGAGGCAGAGCCCAATAATATGAAAGTTTTTTAACTTTCTGAAGCCGAAGCAGCATTGGGGAGCAAACTGTAACCAATGTCCTCTCTTAACTAGAACTCATCCAATACAACAAGAGtagatatatacatttacaCATTGCAGGTGAAATCTGAGTTGGTAGGGTTTGGGACATCATTGCAAGGCATGTGTAGCTAAGATCACACGCTTTTGTTTGAGGGATATGGAGTTGGAAATGAGTTCTTAGCACTGTCATGTTTCCGGCCACGCATTCTAACATAACTGTAAGCAACGCATGAAGAAGATATCAAGTAATGGCATGAATTTGATCTTTATAGTGAATCTGTccaaatataatttgatttgttaatttCATACTATAATAAATGTCATCAAAGATGTGAGAGATAAGCTTAggttgaattttcttttttaattgaatagCAACTTAAGGAATTAACCGATTGTAATGATGGGTATATTTGGAACAGCCACACAGAAAAAAGTCCAAGtccttaagaaatttctaatatcaagaaagaaaggaaatgatCTTCTTAGTTCCTTGTGAttaccaaatttaaattttttttaaaaaggtctAATTGGATTTGTTCTAAAAACGAACTGGGAACATTCTATAGAGTCATTAAATTCAAAGAAACCCAAATTAGTCAAGAAAAAACCATAGGCTAAAGCACATGGTTTTGGGTCTCATTTTAAGGGTTaagtcaaaatattaaatgtagcCCACTGAAATACAGGTCAAGCCAATCAGCCATCGTAAACTTCCCTGGCCTGCCTTTTTCATATAAATACTCAAATTGCACTTTCAATCCCCAAATTCTGCCTATACAAAACAAATCCACCCTACAGTGTTTCAAGGTTTATTTTCACAAACCacacgaaaaaagaaaaaaagtgttCATTATGGGGCGTTGGATGAAGCCAGAGGTAAGGgcaaaatgaattatttatattttattattttattttctttggttaattggctttttttttttaggtgtACCCTCTAGTAGGAGCCATGGCCTTTGTAACTAGCATGTGTATCTTTCAGCTTACAAGGAACGTTTTCTTAAATCCTGCTGTCAGgtacttttttgttttttaatcataatttttcatacGTAAACAAGtatgtttaatgtttatttttggctctcaaaattgttaattttttgcaGGATCAACAAATCTGATCGTAGCCAAGCAGTGCTAGAAAACTATGAGGAAGGAGAAAAATATGCAGAACATGGGCTTCGTAAATTCCTAAGAACACGTCCCCCTGAAGTCATGCCAGCCATTAACCATTTCTTCTCTGAAGATAAATGAGCAGTTCAAATGGATTATACCCTCTCTGGTTTACATGAATTTGTGTATGAATAACAAGATATCAATCTGTATTTTGcatttttttggggttttatttGGATTGAATAAAGAACTAaggtttatatttatatttgtatataacaaattatttaCTACATATGACACATGTAGGTTGCTTCAACTAGGCTGAAATTGCAAGATTCCAAAATATGAgcacaaaataattacaatctTTACTTGGATAATTCGGACGCAACGTaacaatataatatatgaaaaagatAACTAAAGTGACgtttattagaaaaattataagaagAGAGGGGCTGCTGTTGAAGGCATTGAGAGCAAAGCAGGCTGTTTTGGTGGCTCTCGATGCTATGTTGATGTCATTTATAGtctataaactttaaaatcttCAGATTAATCACCCAATATTTCAATCATTCTACTCACATATATTatcgaatttttttaattaatctaaacaaaatttcacaaattaaagtaaaaaaccAGATGCTAATAGATTAAAACTACAATTAATTAGAGATATCTAAACGTTtgtagtaaattaaaaatagcaCCATTAACCACaagtgtttatattttaaagtagATGCCGATAATGCTTTGTATAACTCTCATTGATAAGGTTAGAGTAGGgtgattttaggagataaaagcaaaacaaagcATATATCTAGGGTTACCGAATTATATACAgcagttttattaattttgacaaTGACAATGGTTCGACACTTTGTTGTTATCATTTCCTCTcctaattttataataatttcatgaaaacaaTCAACCAAATTATTTATAGCCGAACAAAAACAACATTTTTGAAATTCAAGATATCAAAATTGAATTACATTCCAAAACTCATATtacaaaatatcatatatatatatatatatatatataatttgcaTGCTTAACCTAATTTGAGAAATCAGGGGACAAAAAATCTAAGCAAGAATGACAAATGTGATAAATTAATAGGGAGACAGAATAAATGTTAAGCTCAAAATGATGAACGGTTTCATTCATATACATCTTGGATCTTAATTCATTTTAGATGATTTCAGTAAATTCCTGAAGTTACCTTTGTGTTGCTATCAAACAGCCTAAACAACAtttacaagaaataaaatatctccGGTTACAAAATTCGGATTCCAACTTCGTTTAGTCCCTCTTAGTGTAGCAACCTGTTTTGGATCCATCCAACCTTCCACAAAATCTAAGTCAATATCCTTGTCTACAAAAGGCTATTGTAGGCGGggtgaaattagaaaatttagattttgggttaattttaaaaaaatttaaaatgtttacaaaagTAAACTAATGTATATGGGTTAAATATAAGACTATTATAAAACTAAAcaataactaaaagaaaaagttttcGTGAAGCCGATATATAACaagtaaaagaaaatcattTGAGTGCTTTTTGGTGTCACTAGAATGCAATATGTCAATTTTCAAACACAAGATTCATAATAATCACACTTGCAACaatcatttttaagtaaaaatgctaggtttttaatcaatattcaaGAAGTTcaagattataaataaaaatttcattttcttgcaaaagagatttgaaaataaatagacaGATTGCTTCTTGTTCAAACAATTCTCTAAACAACTAGTTCAGACACGAGTTTGAACAAGGTAGTGAACAGAAATAAAAACAGTGTAGATAAGGAGAGTAAAAAGAGATAAGCACACAAGGTTTATTTACGCAGTTCGAAAACAATCCTATTTTGTGGAGTCTCGATTAATAAATGGTTTATTCAACAATTAATCTAACAATCTATTGGTTAAAGCCCAATCTACCATTACACAAAGAAGTAATTGTAGCTTCAATAGCTAGTCCTAACTTGTTACACCCACTCACCCAAAACTTCACTTACAATCAGATATAAACCCTCTCAAAGAATGCCTATAATATGAGTGTAAAATACAAGAAACATCATAGCAAAGATCCCAGCAATATCAACATGAAACACTCTCCGAAAAGGTGCATCCATTCACGCGAATAAGTTGCGTATTTATAGGCCAATTGAGGTAGCCTTCTAAATAAGATTTTGTAGAGATAAATACTCTATTTCGGTGCAATATAATCCAAGATAAAATCCTCCAAAATATATTCCAAGACACAACCTTATTATCCAAATAAAATCATTAGTTTAAGCCATAAGATAAGCCTTAATAGATAATACATGTCGATCTCATGCCTTCCTTAACCAGCCAAATTGGATCACCATGGtttgatatgaaatgaaaatccGTGTTATGCCTCGGAGCTAGGTACAATGATATATCAGGTTAGGAAATATtaggaaatttttgaaatatataaaataggaaTTTTGAGTGTCGATTTAGAAAATAGTTAGAGTTGATAAGAAATTAAGAAATGCTTATTAGATGAGAAAACTTGATTTAGGACATTGACTAAATtgtaggaaaataaaaattgatgggacaaaagtgagaaaatcaaaattttgaaatgattacGTGGAATTGGTGGAAAAAGGAGGAAGGACTAGGAgtgaaattttactaaaataaggTATGATTCACATATGGTATTATTGAAAAAGGTAAAGGACAATATGGtaattagttaaattagataattatgGAAACATACTGATTAAAGGATGAAATTCTGTTGAAATGGGATTGGTGGattaattgattattaaattaagagATATTTTAGTGGAATTGTGTagaaaattgaatagaaaaaaatgaaaagtcgTTCATCTTTCCCATTCCCACGCCACCACCATTTTTCTCCATCATTTggacttttgtttttattacatttagGTCTTTCCATCATTTTTGAGCCTTTCTAAGCTTATTTCTTCAAGTTTCTTTCATGTTTCCTTAGCAAAATCAATAGAGGAGTTTACTAGCTACCTTAATTTCATGAGAAGAGTCTTTATAAATGTATTGAAGGAGAGAGAAAGTAAGAATAAGGTTGTGATTTCAAGTGACTAAGGTAAGAGATGATGAAATCTTCATGGCATACatgtttatttcaataaaataacataGAAAAGTCATTTGATTGTGGTTTTAAcatgaatatattatatattttgatatggaattgaagaaaagagaagaagggTGAGGatcagattaaagaaaaaggaaaagaggtgaTCAAGAAGTAAGAAGAAAGGAAACCTTATTATCCAAGCTTTGGTTGTAAGTACTTCTagaattttaccttgtttagttttaatttagcAAAAATTATGCTATTTAGATGTTTTAATTACTagtattatatgaatttatgaaataattgtTGATGGAAATCTATGGAAATCTATAGAAATTATGTATATTCTATTTTATGACGTGAAAATGAAGTAATTCATAATATTGGtgaaaaagggactaaattaaaaagaaagcaaaatatgtcataataatttgaaatgttaaaaagaggagttatatgaaaaatattaaagttatgattttatgaatattaattgtgTGATGAAATCTACaagtttggtatatatatgatCAAGGACTAAATGGTGAAAAGTGACAAATTACAGTGTATCTTTTGAAACATATAAAATGCTGCAATTCGTTGGAAGTAAAGCCCATGTAGACGAGATGTGAACTATTAGGATATATATGACATGCCATTAAGGATATTTAGCGCACCCTCTGTTCTATTAGCACTTCAGTGCCCTCCGTTCTGAAATTGCACTTTGGTGCATCTCTATTCTGTTAATGCACTTTGGTGCGACTTTGTATTTGTTTCCATATATCCTAAATGTTCTATTTAGTCTACAATGGACTACTAAACAAAATCTggtataaacaaacaaaaatgtaaaatggtaagttatggCAAAtgtttgaaaggaaaaaaattgaattaatgatAGAGATGAACAAaacttaatatatatgaatgtagCGTATAGTAGtttatataactaatatttttttttaaattcttgatGCACTTACTAAGCCTTCATCATCTTAATGCATTTATTTTTAACGTGTAGGTTGAAAATAGGTTTGGAAAGCTACAACTGAGGTCATGGTCGGCTCATCTTATCACATCGCCAAGCTTAGAGAAGAGTATGaaactaaattttggtttagtttgACATGTACATAGGCTAAATAGTGTGTGAATGGGtatgaaagacaaaaatgtaaatttgaaaactttataAATTCTGAGAACTTAAATAGAAACTCAATATGCTTGTGGTGTATAATAATAAGTGAATGGTATGAATGATTTATatgcttaaattgtaaataggttttgtaacaccccatgtCCGACCCGTTCGTCGGATCTGGGTATGGAGCGTCACGAGTGGAACCATTGAAAACACTAAACCTTTTCTTTAAACCAATATTTTTCTTAGGTGGGTACCCATTTACCAGAGGGGTATTCAACTaacttgaaaatataaatgattgaaatcaaaatgtaaaatggTACCATGCCACTTTAAAGGTTTAAAGTTACGAGTATATAGCCTTTGAAGGCAACttagaaattatttataaaatcaaataaaatttcctTTCAAATTATTACTCGAGCTTGTAGATTAAAACTTTActcaaattaatccaaaaatacCATAATCCACAATTAATCTTAAGCTAACAAGGCTATCAATAAACATTTGAAGTAGAAAATATTGTTTCAAAATAcagtttaatgatttttaaatggcAACATCTAACAATCATCATAGTACTCCTAACAATTACATGTTACTCACGAAAACAAAGAAGGCTCATAAATGGACGTTGATATGGTTGTTTCCCTTCAATCACTATGTTTAGCCTAAAAAcctgaaattaaaaagaaataacagagtaagttcgtaagaacttagtgagctcTTGGGACATACATCCCACAATATACACCATCAGGAAATAAAAGTTCAGACTCGAACTGACGGGCCAACAAGCCATACTTGACGGATACAAATTTTTGTGATTAGGAGTTTTCACTAACGGATACTGCTGCGATCAGAATCAGTCTACCAGGTTACTCTATCTGCTTTAGGAAACTTGCCTATGGCGAACACGAGTACATTTGCTCTACGAATACACCACTTACGCGACTACTCTTTTACACTATCAGACTTTCAGTTTATTTTACATGCAACATGCACAATTGTTTTCATACATGTACCCCTTTTTCAACATACTTCATTGTGCTAACTTCTGATCCTAATTTCGAAGAACCATATTTCCCTGTATCTTCATATCCACTCCTCAGAGCTATTTAACAAACATCACCTCCATATCCTCTTAACTTCCCTATTTTCTCGAACACATATATGTTCCCCTGCAAGATCGGGTTTTCACCAGTCACGGTTTGCACCAAAATTCCATATCGGTGGCAAAAAATTTTATCCTGTGtcttcttttatcattttacacaACATCCCTCTGTTGCTTCCTCACACAAGTTTGGATATGGAGGTTGTGCACGAAAGAAGGAGTActtatattgtatatatatgtcaGGTTTTCTGAGTTTGTTTCATGTTTATACCCTTGCATGTAATGACTCTTTGACCACATTTTTGTAGACACAAACCCAGAGAAAAAGGATAAAGCCACTTACTTGGCGGTACAATGATAACGATTAACcgaaataatgtaaatatacaGACTCTAAATAcaaaggaactcaccagaatACTTTACTCAGGGCTTTGTCTACTCTACTAGTCCCTTCCTTTTATTATTGGGTCTTTCTCCCATTTCTTtggctaaaataataaaatgacctctttaatcataaaaaataaccaaaaatttataaaatgtcaaGAATTTATAGACATGCATATAGTTTCTAGGTAGAAGTTTCATTTCTATCCAGTATTCAAAGAAATCCTACTGAACCTCTTTTACATTAGCTTCCATCTATTTCGTAAAACTTAAAGAAAGGTTTAAGAATTTAATAGCAAACGACTAGCACAGAAGCTTTCCGAAGCTTAACAGACAACACCTTCATTAATAACGAAGAACTCTCATGGTTTTTCTTTGATAACAACAAAGTCTAGTAGAGaatatgaaac
The Gossypium raimondii isolate GPD5lz chromosome 8, ASM2569854v1, whole genome shotgun sequence DNA segment above includes these coding regions:
- the LOC105790585 gene encoding uncharacterized protein LOC105790585; its protein translation is MGRWMKPEVYPLVGAMAFVTSMCIFQLTRNVFLNPAVRINKSDRSQAVLENYEEGEKYAEHGLRKFLRTRPPEVMPAINHFFSEDK